In a genomic window of Chaetodon trifascialis isolate fChaTrf1 chromosome 8, fChaTrf1.hap1, whole genome shotgun sequence:
- the adora1b gene encoding adenosine receptor A1b — MPGALLSAESLYIAMEVVIALASVIGNVMVVWAVKINKSLRDTTFCFIVSLALADIAVGALVIPLAITISIGLQTHFYSCLLVACTVLVLTQSSILALLAIAIDRYLRVKIPTRYKRVVTPRRAGLAVVICWMVAFIVGLTPMLGWNNLGRLQQNGSISSDLIITCQFENVISMDYMVYFNFFGWVLPPLLLMLVIYVEIFYMIHKQLNNKKFTTSHSDPNKYYDKELNLAKSLALVLFLFAISWLPLHIINCITLFCPECQKPIVLLYIAILLTHGNSAVNPIVYAFRIKKFRTAFRKIWQQYFCCKDTPALEIQPSDRKEMPNPEPQATTPQPPHKKILNSDTVQEQLPPPEQQQDQSTKPPQQPKEHPPLLEQNAV, encoded by the exons ATGCCCGGAGCACTTTTATCAGCGGAGTCGCTCTACATAGCAATGGAGGTGGTGATTGCACTTGCGTCTGTGATAGGGAATGTGATGGTGGTTTGGGCGGTGAAAATTAACAAATCGTTGCGAGATACCACGTTTTGCTTCATCGTCTCCCTAGCTCTGGCGGACATTGCAGTGGGAGCCCTCGTCATCCCTCTGGCCATCACTATCAGCATCGGACTCCAAACTCACTTTTACAGCTGCCTGCTCGTGGCGTGCACGGTGCTGGTTCTGACTCAAAGTTCAATCCTGGCCCTCCTGGCCATTGCAATTGACCGCTATCTCAGGGTCAAGATCCCCACCAG ATACAAGCGGGTGGTGACCCCTCGGCGAGCGGGGCTGGCAGTGGTGATATGCTGGATGGTGGCTTTCATCGTGGGGCTCACACCCATGTTAGGCTGGAACAACCTGGGGCGCCTCCAGCAGAACGGCTCCATCAGCTCCGACCTCATCATCACCTGCCAGTTCGAAAACGTCATCAGCATGGACTACATGGTCTATTTCAACTTCTTTGGCTGGGTGCTGCCGCCACTGCTGCTCATGCTGGTCATCTATGTGGAGATCTTCTACATGATCCACAAGCAACTCAACAATAAGAAGTTCACCACCAGTCACTCAGACCCCAACAAGTACTATGACAAGGAGCTGAATCTTGCTAAATCGCTGGCTCTGgtcctttttctctttgccaTCAGCTGGCTCCCACTCCACATCATCAACTGCATCACACTCTTCTGCCCTGAGTGCCAGAAGCCCATAGTCCTCCTCTACATCGCCATCCTGCTCACCCACGGCAACTCTGCTGTCAACCCAATTGTCTATGCTTTCCGCATTAAGAAGTTCCGCACGGCCTTCAGGAAAATCTGGCAACAATACTTCTGCTGCAAGGACACACCAGCTCTGGAGATTCAGCCCAGCGATAGGAAAGAGATGCCCAATCCAGAGCCACAGGCGACAACCCCGCAGCCCCCTCACAAGAAAATCCTAAATTCCGATACAGTGCAAGAGCAGCTGCCTCCACCTGAGCAGCAACAGGACCAGAGTACCAAACCACCGCAACAACCTAAAGAACATCCGCCCTTACTGGAGCAGAACGCAGTCTAA